One window from the genome of Bradyrhizobium xenonodulans encodes:
- the sufC gene encoding Fe-S cluster assembly ATPase SufC, with protein MALLEVKDLKVRVEEREILHGLTMTVNEGEIHAIMGPNGSGKSTLSHVIAGKPGYEVTDGQILFKGEDLLEMAPEERAAKGVFLAFQYPVEIPGVTTMNFLRTALNAQRKARGETELMVPEFLKKVREVSKSLNIPQDMLKRGVNVGFSGGEKKRNEVLQMALFEPSLCILDEMDSGLDIDALRIAADGVNALHSPKRAMVVITHYQRLLNYIVPDIVHVMSKGRVVKSGGKELALELEASGYAQFEDAA; from the coding sequence ATGGCTTTGCTTGAAGTGAAAGACCTGAAGGTTCGTGTCGAGGAACGTGAGATCCTCCATGGGCTGACGATGACCGTGAACGAGGGCGAGATTCACGCCATCATGGGGCCGAACGGCTCCGGCAAGTCGACGCTGTCGCACGTCATCGCCGGCAAGCCCGGCTATGAAGTCACCGACGGCCAGATCCTGTTCAAGGGCGAGGACCTCCTGGAGATGGCGCCCGAGGAGCGCGCCGCCAAGGGCGTGTTCCTGGCGTTCCAGTATCCGGTCGAGATTCCCGGCGTCACCACCATGAACTTCCTCCGCACCGCGCTGAACGCCCAGCGCAAGGCGCGCGGCGAGACCGAGTTGATGGTGCCGGAGTTCCTGAAGAAGGTCCGCGAGGTCTCGAAGTCGCTGAACATCCCGCAGGACATGCTCAAGCGCGGTGTCAATGTCGGTTTCTCCGGCGGCGAGAAGAAGCGTAACGAGGTGCTGCAGATGGCGCTGTTCGAGCCGAGCCTGTGCATCCTCGACGAGATGGATTCCGGCCTCGACATCGACGCGCTGCGCATCGCGGCCGACGGCGTCAACGCGCTGCATTCGCCCAAGCGCGCGATGGTCGTCATCACCCATTATCAGCGGCTGCTCAACTACATCGTGCCCGACATCGTGCACGTGATGTCGAAGGGCCGTGTCGTGAAGAGCGGCGGCAAGGAGCTGGCGCTGGAGCTGGAAGCGTCCGGCTACGCCCAGTTCGAGGACGCCGCGTAA
- the sufD gene encoding Fe-S cluster assembly protein SufD, translating to MNVAVAKTGKGRAVSDLFTSAEGRLPGSPSVIATRREAFETYERLGLPHRRIEEWKYTDLRALVGEALPLAASPDAAALKRAADAVKAHAIAGARKLVLVDGVFVADLSDVKAFASEVSFKTLREILANEANPAAGDLLQTASTDAVIALNAAMATDGVVVSVADGAQLSAPIQIIHVATAASASAFTRSHLRIGKAARATIIESFVTAGTAGGYQVNDAVILWIGDDADVAHLRLMDDAPDAVNITSQFVTVGANTKVNFFNMTTGAAVSRLQGFITLAGEGSELSANGVNLLQKTEHGDTTLVVDHAVPNCVSREVFRAVIDDRAHSVFQGRIIVRPDAQKTDGKMMIRALLLSDEAEADNKPELEIFADDVSCGHGATAGALDDSLLFYLKARGLPEKQAQALLIQAFVGEAIEQIADDGLREHVIGIAERWLERRS from the coding sequence ATGAACGTTGCTGTGGCAAAGACCGGAAAGGGCCGCGCGGTGAGCGATCTCTTCACCAGCGCCGAGGGCCGGCTGCCGGGTTCGCCGTCCGTGATTGCGACGCGCCGTGAGGCGTTCGAGACCTATGAGCGTCTCGGCCTGCCGCACCGCCGGATCGAGGAATGGAAATACACCGATCTGCGTGCGCTGGTCGGCGAGGCGCTGCCGCTGGCAGCCAGCCCCGATGCGGCTGCGCTGAAGCGTGCCGCGGACGCCGTGAAGGCCCATGCGATCGCAGGCGCCCGCAAGCTGGTGCTGGTCGACGGCGTGTTCGTGGCCGATCTCTCCGATGTCAAGGCATTCGCGTCCGAGGTCAGCTTCAAGACGCTGCGTGAGATCCTGGCGAATGAGGCCAATCCTGCCGCCGGCGATCTGCTCCAGACCGCCTCGACCGACGCCGTGATCGCGCTCAATGCGGCGATGGCGACGGACGGTGTGGTGGTCTCGGTCGCTGACGGCGCGCAGTTGTCTGCGCCGATCCAGATCATCCATGTCGCGACGGCGGCTAGCGCGTCTGCGTTCACCCGTTCGCATCTGCGGATTGGCAAAGCTGCTCGCGCCACGATCATCGAGAGCTTCGTCACAGCCGGAACGGCAGGCGGCTATCAGGTCAACGATGCGGTGATCCTCTGGATCGGGGACGACGCAGATGTCGCCCATCTCCGCCTGATGGACGATGCGCCCGATGCGGTGAACATCACCTCGCAATTCGTCACCGTCGGCGCCAATACCAAGGTCAACTTCTTCAACATGACCACCGGCGCCGCGGTGAGCCGCCTGCAAGGCTTCATCACGCTGGCGGGCGAGGGCAGCGAGCTCTCCGCCAATGGCGTCAACCTGCTGCAGAAGACCGAGCATGGCGACACCACGCTGGTCGTCGACCATGCCGTGCCGAACTGCGTCAGTCGCGAGGTCTTCCGTGCCGTGATCGACGATCGCGCCCATTCGGTGTTCCAGGGCCGCATCATCGTCCGTCCCGATGCGCAGAAGACCGACGGCAAGATGATGATCCGCGCGCTGCTGCTCTCGGACGAAGCCGAAGCCGACAACAAGCCCGAGCTCGAGATCTTTGCCGACGACGTCTCCTGCGGCCACGGCGCCACCGCGGGCGCGCTGGATGACAGTCTGCTGTTTTATCTGAAGGCGCGCGGCCTGCCGGAAAAGCAGGCTCAGGCGCTGCTGATCCAGGCCTTCGTGGGCGAGGCGATCGAGCAGATCGCCGATGATGGCTTGCGCGAGCACGTGATCGGCATTGCCGAGCGCTGGCTGGAGCGCCGA